The Pseudochaenichthys georgianus chromosome 8, fPseGeo1.2, whole genome shotgun sequence genome has a segment encoding these proteins:
- the tsen54 gene encoding tRNA-splicing endonuclease subunit Sen54, which yields MADQNKTDTDSKFYNEVLSPSELFAARSRSHKIPVRGQKDFFPDDSDEQRQRLEQSLNEHWSLISEERVEKLGNLVKATWIPSENIVELQSPAGKFWQTMGFSAGGKQFLFPEEALYLMECGNVQVFYQELPLSIQDGYEKFLYSSTLRLQEYQVFGHLKRLGYLVHRFHPSSETSSYAKQLNLPQSRDRAGKQLKRKRSASPTATSSHTEAQEESTADRMEEDTCGQEGQEDKKLPESHLTISPETSSTQTATASPGNKGGVRTWWMLDDVGERSDHQPASAASRWDFSSISFPDLGSSRECLSSCLVSPDPSLLPGALAVGVCDVDPWRTRINLRDVKMSSKEQMREEEKRRHRSDKDREVRRCSNWAEYRQLMERRQGRRSKGRATHLWDGEVTPLHDPRQPIPTGELLDKISVIKSTHLLEGASRLQASDEWRISFNVYQPDTVADFKKSNPGKPYTRMCVCSFDGPVPDLRAIKQLAFQSGDVLVVFAVVDYGDISFYTFKDFQLPTDVLP from the exons ATGGCCGACCAAAACAAGACAGACACTGACTCAAAGTTTTACAATGAAGTATTAAG tCCATCTGAACTGTTTGCAGCCCGGTCCAGGAGTCACAAGATCCCGGTGAGAGGACAGAAAGACTTCTTCCCTGATGACTCAGACGAGCAAAGACAGCGGCTTGAGCAGAGTCTCAATGAGCACTGGAGCCTCATATCCGAGGAGCGAGTGGAGAAACT GGGAAACCTAGTGAAGGCCACATGGATTCCAAGTGAGAACATCGTGGAGCTTCAGTCTCCAGCT GGGAAGTTTTGGCAGACGATGGGATTTTCTGCTGGCGGCAAGCAGTTTCTCTTCCCTGAAGAGGCTCTCTACCTGATGGAGTGT GGGAACGTGCAGGTGTTCTACCAGGAGCTGCCACTGTCCATTCAGGACGGGTATGAGAAATTTCTGTACTCAAGCACATTGAGGCTCCAGGAATATCAG GTGTTTGGGCATTTGAAGAGGCTTGGCTATTTGGTGCACAGGTTCCATCCCAG TTCTGAGACATCGTCCTATGCGAAGCAGCTGAACCTTCCTCAGTCACGTGACAGAGCAGGGAAACAGCTGAAGAGAAAGCGCAGCGCCAGCCCCACCGCAACATCCAG TCACACTGAAGCACAAGAAGAATCTACAGCTGACAGAATGGAGGAGGATACATGCGGCCAAGAAGGTCAGGAGGATAAAAAACTTCCAGAGTCCCACCTGACTATTTCTCCAGAAACTTCAAGCACCCAGACCGCCACTGCAAGTCCAGGAAACAAGGGTGGGGTGAGGACCTGGtggatgctggatgatgtcggGGAGCGATCTGATCACCAGCCCGCCTCTGCTGCCTCACGCTGGGACTTCAGCTCCATCTCCTTCCCTGACCTGGGCTCCAGCAGGGAGTGCCTCTCCAGCTGCCTGGTATCACCTGACCCCTCTCTGCTCCCTGGGGCTCTGGCAGTGGGGGTCTGTGACGTCGACCCCTGGAGGACCAGGATCAACCTGCGGGATGTCAAGATGTCCTCGAAGGAGCAGATGAGAGAAGAGGAGAAGCGAAGGCATCGCTCGGACAAGGACAGAGAG GTCAGGCGCTGCAGTAACTGGGCGGAGTATCGGCAGCTGATGGAGAGGCGGCAGGGGAGGAGGAGTAAAGGCCGAGCGACACACCTGTGGGATGGGGAGGTCACTCCTTTACATGACCCGAGACAACCAATTCCCACTG gGGAGCTGCTAGATAAAATCAGTGTGATTAAATCTACACATTTGCTTGAGGGAGCGTCCAG GTTACAAGCATCAGACGAGTGGAGGATTAGTTTCAATGTTTATCAGCCTGACACGGTGGCTGACTTCAAGAAGAGCAACCCGGGGAAACCTTACACAcggatgtgtgtgtgcag CTTCGACGGCCCTGTGCCTGATCTGCGAGCCATCAAGCAGCTGGCCTTCCAGAGTGGAGACGTCCTGGTGGTGTTTGCTGTGGTGGACTACGGAGACATCTCCTTCTACACCTTCAAAGACTTCCAGCTGCCCACTGACGTGCTCCCCTGA